The nucleotide sequence CTTTATGATGGTATTGCTGCCAAAAGTGACGTTGTTCAGAGTTCCGTTATTTATGATGCTACCGCTTATCTGGCCTCCTGAAATGACAGCATCATCGCTTATTGTTACTGCGTAGGTCGGATTTTCTGTTAATCCATCTGGTGCAGTGCCGGAAATTATACCGTTATTTGTAATCGCTCCGGAAAGTGTTCCGCCAAAAATATGGCCTTGAATGTTTGAGCCTGAAACAATGCCGCCTTTGTTGTCAAGAGCCGTGTCTGTGGTAAAAATTACATTGTTAAGCAGGCCAGTATTTGATGAATTTCCTGATACTGTTCCTCCGGTCACCGTTCCATGATTTGTGAGGTCTGACAGAGTTGCGTTGTTATTCACAGTTCCGCCGTCATTAATTATCACACCAGTGTGATCCGAATTGTTTGGCAGAATGGTGCCTGGAGGAATTATCTGGGTGTTGTGGTTCACCTCTGGATTCTGCGTAGGTGGTGTCGGAGGTGGAGGAGGGGGTTGTGGTGATGGCGTGTCATTGTCTGTGTTTGTGACAGATATATCATTAGGGTTAATGCCGCTGTATTTCGGATCTGTGCTTACGGCAGCAGAAGTAATAATTTGGTAAGATTTGCCTCCATCAACAATCGAATCATCAACACCTGTAACTGTCACGGTTTGGGGAGTATTCCAGTTAGCTGCTGTAAATACGAGGCTTGATGGCGATACTGTGCCTTCCGATGTATTGCTTGATGCAAGATTGATCGTAACGTCGGCAGTTGGGACGCAGTCGAGAACAACTGTGAATGTTGCCGTTCCTCCGGCTTCTGTTGTCGTGAGACCGCTTGTGGGCGTGACAAGTATTCCGCATAAACCTGAACCTGAAATAGCGAAGGCGTAAGGATTTGTTGCGGAGTTATTTGCTATGTTTATTGTGGCGGTTTTTGTACCAGATCCTGCTGGATCGAATGTCACAGTAAAAGTGGTTTCTCCGTTGGTTGCAGAAACAGGTGAGGATGGCTGACTTGAAACAGTGAATTCGGCAGCATTCGGCCCGGAAATTCCGACTTTTGGCGTTCCTGAAATATCTATAGCCGCTGATCCTGTGTTTTTGATCGTGAAGGTTCTTTGAACAGTTCCGCCTGTGACCGCGATGGCTCCGAAATCAGTATGGTCTGCGGACGATGGGGTGGCATCTCCGCTTGCAATGGCTGTTGAATTGCCCTCAATGCTCATCAGAGGCGCTGCTGTTCCTGTTCCCTGAATCGAGAAGTTGTAAGGATTCTCGTCAGAGTCGTCATTTGCGATGCTGATCGTGGCGATTCTTGTGCCTGTTGCCGATGGATCGAACCTGACTGTGAAGGTTGTCGTTCCGCTTGATGCCACTGTCGATGCAGCCTGGCTTGTGACAGAAAAGTCTGAGCCGCTTATTGATACGACGGGTGTTCCTGAGAGATTAAGTGCCGTTCCCCCTGTGTTTTCTATGGTGAAGGTTCGGTCTATCGCTCCTGTTGCTATGTCTGCGCTTCCGAAATCTGTATGATCACCGGATGAAGGCGTTGTATCTCCATCTGCTATCGATAAGTTATTACCCTTTAAATTTATCTCTGGTCCGGTGGTTCCTGTCCCCTGAATCGAGAAGTTGTAAGGATTCTCGTCAGAGTCGTCATTTGCGATGCTGATCGTGGCGGTTCTTGTTCCTGTTGAAGAAGGATTGAATCTTACTGTGAAGCTTGAAGTCCCGTTTGAGGCAACAGGCGATGATGGCTGAGCTGTGACCGTAAAGTCTGCTTGATTGGCTCCGCTTATTGCAACTCTTGGAGTTCCGATTAAATTAAGGTCTGCGCTTCCTGTATTTTCTATTGTGAAGGTTCGATCTATTGTTCCTGTTGCTATGTCCGCACTTCCGAAATCTGTATTATCCCCGGATGAAGGAGTGGTATCACCGTCTGTTATTGATGTGTTATTGCCCTTAACGTTCATCTCCGGAGCTGACGTACCTGTTCCCTGAATCGAGAAGTTGTAAGGATTTTCGTCAGAGTCGTTATTTGCTATGCTGATTTCTGCTGTTTTAGCTCCGAGTGATGAAGGATCGAAAGTAACCTGGAAAGTCAGCGATCCTGAGGCTGATATTGCTGACGATGATGGCTGGGTTGTTACGTTGAACTGATCTTGGTTTGCTCCGCTAATTGTTACTCTTGGCGTCCCGCTTAAATTTAAAACATCTGTTCCTGTATTCTTTATTGTAAATGTTCTTACTACTGTGCCAGCTAATATATCAGCATTCCCAAAGTCCGAGTGATCCCCTGCAGATGGCGATGCATTTCCATCTGCTATCTCTATGGCATTTCCTTCCACACTCATTTCAGGTGAAAGAGCTTTCACTGTTACAGATTGTTGTGCCGCTAATCCATTTCCATCAGTTATTATAATATTTATGGTTTGGTTGCCGGGATCTTTTTCAGGCGAATATTTTAAATTTCTTAATAGAGTCTGAACTCTTTGCGGAGTGGCGTTGGTATTAAAAAAAATTTTTAATTCCTGCCCAGAATTACCAGTTAATAATTGATCAACGACTCCTATATCTTGTTCATCCACCCTAATAGATTCACCGCTGCTTATTATGGCATCTGGACCAGACTTTACATTTGTTCCATCAAAAAGAAAACTGCCCTGGGGTCCTTGTGGATTAGTGGTTTGGAGTCTTCCTGGCCAAAAAGTAGGTGAATCCGGATCTGTTAATACCGCATTCTGACCGACATCCAAATACCCGGACCCGCCTATTGAAATTGAAGGGTTATCGGCATTCAGGTTTGTTATTACAGGTGCTTCGTTTACGTTATTTATGGTAATCGTGAAAGCCTTGTCAAATGTCAGGCTTCCCTGATCTGTTGAACGTACACGCACAGAATAGCTGCTTTTTGTTTCATAGTCAGGACTGTTTGTTATCCGCAGACTGCTTCCGCTTGTATTGAACGAAGCATTGTCAGTATCGCCTGCGCCTGTTACCAAACTATATGTGAAAGTATTGCCTGCATCAGTATCAGTGGAGCTTAATGTTCCCACCGTTGTGTTTCCTGCAACATTCTCGTTTACAGAACTTGCAGAGAGGGAAATATCTGTCGGAGTCTCATTTAAATTGTTTATTGTGATCGTGAATGATTTTTCATAGGTCTGGTTTCCCTGATCAGTAGTTCTGACACGAACGGAATAGCTGTTTTTTGTTTCATAATTAGGACTGCTTGTTATCCGCAGACTGCTTCCGTTTATATTGAACGAAGCATTGTCCGTATCACCGGCACCCGCAACCAGAGTATACGTGAAGGTATTGCCTGCATCCGGATCTGTGGAAGCAAGCGTTCCTACTGCGGTATTTCCAGCAATATTCTCGTTTACAGAACTTGCAGAGAGGGAAATATCTGTCGGAGCCTCATTCAGATTGTTTATTGTGATTGTGAGTGATTTTTCATAGGTCAGGGTTCCCTGATCAGTAGTTCTGACACGAACGGAATAGCTGTTTTTTGTTTCATAATCAGGACTGCTTGTTATCCGCAGACTGCTTCCGTTTATATTGAACGAAGCATTGTCCGTATCACCGGCACCCGCCACTAACTCATAAGTGAAGGTATTTCCGACATCAGGATCACTCGTAGATAAAGTTCCTACTGCTGTATTGCCTGCTACATTTTCATTTACAGAACTTGCAGATAAAGAAACATCGGTTGGTGCATTATTTACAGTTAAAGTTTTAAAGCTAACCTGGTCTCCGTAACTTGTGCCTGAGGTATTAGTTGCATAAGCACGTACATAATAAGTGGTGTTTGCACTTAATCCGGTCATTGAACCAGTAAAAGCACCTGTTGCAGAAGCTGTCCCTTTATCGGTCTTGCTATCAGCAGTAGTTGGGGTTCCTGTTGTATTCCAACAAACACCGTGGGCTGTTGGATTAGGTGTACCTAAAGAGGTAATGTTTCCATTTCCGGTTGCTGTTGCCGAAGTTATTGATGATACGGCTTGAGTCGTTACGGTGGGGGTAAGCGTTATAACAGTATAAGTATTTGGATATAAAAGCGTTGGCGCTGTACCCGATGCCAATGTTGTCCAGTTAGCGGAATTCGCGACCCTTGATCTCCAATCTGCAGCGGTTGCAGCTGTAGTTGGCCCACTATAATAACCATCATCAACAGTAAGGTCTGTTCCTGATCCTAAATCCGGAAAATAAAGAGCATTTGTCCCATTTGTTAAGCCTGATGGTAAATTTGACCAATAATAGTTCGCATAGCTGCCTTGCCCCCATTGGCCTGTATGATGTCCCCAAATAAATATAGGGGAAGTGAACGAACCTTGAAATACAAGCAATCCATCATGGCCTGTATTCAGAGAATTAAATGAATAAATAAAATTGGGAGGATTCGTCTGACCATTCAGAATATAATTATATGTACATTCACTATTTGCAGTAAAAGAATTTCCTCCAATATTAGCCGTATCTTGTCGGATTAGTTTACCGGCTGTAATTGTTTCTGGAGCCGTATAAGTAATTACATTTCCACCACCACTCGGGGGATTACCGTCTTCATAAGGATGAAAAGCAGTCCCATCCCACCCATAATCAGTAAAATTGATCTGAGTACCTGGATCTAAATCTACCAATGGCATAAATGTAAAACCATCAGTACCATTCCCATTAAATTCCAGTATTACCACATCACCAGGATTCAGTGTGGTTTGTGCCATACCCATCGTCGGGAACAGGCACATCAGAATCAACGAAAGCATCACCCCTGTCATCAATAGTTTTCTTGTTTTATTCATATGTCTTTCCTTTGCTAAAGATTGTAGGAACTTGATGATGTAAGTACGACATCGTTAACCCTTGTGATCTATGATTACCATACTTTATAATTATCCAGAGATTGACCACAGATTGAAAAAATAAAAAAGTGAAAAAAATATCCCCCATTTAATCTCCTTTCAGGAGGAATAAAGGGGGGATATTAATTCTGTTGTAAATACTGACCCATCACTTATTGACTTATTGATTGTCATTCATTTTAAAGTAATTATGACCTGAATATCAAAGATTCGTTTAATCCTTGATCTGACATTATATTCTTTTGATCATCATGAGACTTCGATTTATCGCCTTCTTCTAAACGATAGTATTCACATGCCTCAAATCTGCCCCCGCAGAATTCAACTATCTTTGATATCCAGATGCTCTGCGATCTGAGACAATAGCATTCAGGTAAAGGATTTATTAATAAAGGGCATTGTCTGTTTTTATTTACATTCATACGCGCATGTATAGCAATTATTGTGCCACTGATAATCTTGGCGGTGGATTGTTATATATGCTAATTAGTTGCGGAAAAATGCGTGGTTTTCAGCCTGGAGGATATTCTGAATTAGTTGTAACATGTTACAGAGTGTAATGTTACAATGTGTAATATGTTACAAGCTATGTCTTTATATTCATGGTCAGATTCAACATACCTTCCATGACCAAAACCAGAGAGTTTTTGGGGTGTTTTTTTCAAAAAGCGACTTGCCGATGGCATTGTCTGTTGTTTTGAAATAACCTTTTTTAAAACAGCTTATCAGGTCAATTGTTATAAAATAAAGCATTGGAGAATTGATCGAAGATTAGGAAGATTAGAAGAATAACCTCACTCTATTCCGGCATCCTTGAGTTTTCTGTAGAGTGTCTGGCGGCTTATTCCGAGTATTCTCGCTGTTTCGGCCTTATTCCATTTTGTTTCTTTCATGGCAGTCAGAAGTGCTTCAGCTTCGGAATTGTTTTTTTGATCCGATCTTGAGGAATTCTCCGAAGCAGATGGCCTTGCAAAATCATCAGGAAGATCTCCAGACGTAATAATAGAGTTACGGCAGATTATAGACGCATGCTCAATGATATGGCGAAGCTCCCTTATATTGCCGGGCCATGGGTACTCCATAAAAAGCTTAATGACATCTGATGAAACATCTTCAATTTTTTTATTAAACTCTAAACAAAATTCTTTGAGGAAAAAATCTGTCAGGAGTGGAATGTCTTCTCTTCGATCCTTCAAAGATGGAAGTCT is from Desulforegula conservatrix Mb1Pa and encodes:
- a CDS encoding beta strand repeat-containing protein, with the translated sequence MNKTRKLLMTGVMLSLILMCLFPTMGMAQTTLNPGDVVILEFNGNGTDGFTFMPLVDLDPGTQINFTDYGWDGTAFHPYEDGNPPSGGGNVITYTAPETITAGKLIRQDTANIGGNSFTANSECTYNYILNGQTNPPNFIYSFNSLNTGHDGLLVFQGSFTSPIFIWGHHTGQWGQGSYANYYWSNLPSGLTNGTNALYFPDLGSGTDLTVDDGYYSGPTTAATAADWRSRVANSANWTTLASGTAPTLLYPNTYTVITLTPTVTTQAVSSITSATATGNGNITSLGTPNPTAHGVCWNTTGTPTTADSKTDKGTASATGAFTGSMTGLSANTTYYVRAYATNTSGTSYGDQVSFKTLTVNNAPTDVSLSASSVNENVAGNTAVGTLSTSDPDVGNTFTYELVAGAGDTDNASFNINGSSLRITSSPDYETKNSYSVRVRTTDQGTLTYEKSLTITINNLNEAPTDISLSASSVNENIAGNTAVGTLASTDPDAGNTFTYTLVAGAGDTDNASFNINGSSLRITSSPNYETKNSYSVRVRTTDQGNQTYEKSFTITINNLNETPTDISLSASSVNENVAGNTTVGTLSSTDTDAGNTFTYSLVTGAGDTDNASFNTSGSSLRITNSPDYETKSSYSVRVRSTDQGSLTFDKAFTITINNVNEAPVITNLNADNPSISIGGSGYLDVGQNAVLTDPDSPTFWPGRLQTTNPQGPQGSFLFDGTNVKSGPDAIISSGESIRVDEQDIGVVDQLLTGNSGQELKIFFNTNATPQRVQTLLRNLKYSPEKDPGNQTINIIITDGNGLAAQQSVTVKALSPEMSVEGNAIEIADGNASPSAGDHSDFGNADILAGTVVRTFTIKNTGTDVLNLSGTPRVTISGANQDQFNVTTQPSSSAISASGSLTFQVTFDPSSLGAKTAEISIANNDSDENPYNFSIQGTGTSAPEMNVKGNNTSITDGDTTPSSGDNTDFGSADIATGTIDRTFTIENTGSADLNLIGTPRVAISGANQADFTVTAQPSSPVASNGTSSFTVRFNPSSTGTRTATISIANDDSDENPYNFSIQGTGTTGPEINLKGNNLSIADGDTTPSSGDHTDFGSADIATGAIDRTFTIENTGGTALNLSGTPVVSISGSDFSVTSQAASTVASSGTTTFTVRFDPSATGTRIATISIANDDSDENPYNFSIQGTGTAAPLMSIEGNSTAIASGDATPSSADHTDFGAIAVTGGTVQRTFTIKNTGSAAIDISGTPKVGISGPNAAEFTVSSQPSSPVSATNGETTFTVTFDPAGSGTKTATINIANNSATNPYAFAISGSGLCGILVTPTSGLTTTEAGGTATFTVVLDCVPTADVTINLASSNTSEGTVSPSSLVFTAANWNTPQTVTVTGVDDSIVDGGKSYQIITSAAVSTDPKYSGINPNDISVTNTDNDTPSPQPPPPPPTPPTQNPEVNHNTQIIPPGTILPNNSDHTGVIINDGGTVNNNATLSDLTNHGTVTGGTVSGNSSNTGLLNNVIFTTDTALDNKGGIVSGSNIQGHIFGGTLSGAITNNGIISGTAPDGLTENPTYAVTISDDAVISGGQISGSIINNGTLNNVTFGSNTIIKFNASPGSGSGRLTGIVRFLDESGISCVITIPEDVVFPNPDSFASDNLALTPQLLLSYAQNNGWAIRNRSANRSTATSIPAIPDEYIIVGGMVLSESGAKSSSSIDISIPYDAARIPDGYSRDNLIALAYDYSSSQWKSSPSTKTGNSAIKISTDLISAYAAVLRVNVPPVQGRIIVSNASGDTSENGSTATFTVVLDSSPSSNVIIPLSSSDLSEGTVSSESLIFTSENWNIAQTVTVKGIDDEIVDGNQTYYIVLAAAVSGDPGYSGIDPSDVTIINRENDTENAFAPELVSPENAATSASLTPALKVNAPGSVSGFGNHQKTEWQVSNTAGFDTFDQVFVLTSSKYLTSLNIPKLSLIAGKTYFWRVRFIDDQETATMWSSPYKFTTSAVSPDDADNDGVADSFEINTQTDLDKNGVNDQGQIGILCTRTALGDVNIAVKSSENVFSVDSLIAMTADGISGKDNAPSELPLGLVDIRITVKTPGATAEAILYSSQALDKASGWHSYDITTGWSDYSAHTAFAEDGKSVSLKFRDGGYGDEDGCSNGIIIHKAAMPKLAASNPTDKPVSGKSGGSSCFISSVTEFYRADFFWIIASIVVLISAAYRKAKHK